In the genome of Pseudoglutamicibacter cumminsii, one region contains:
- a CDS encoding peptidylprolyl isomerase, with the protein MSIATHEATIHTSLGDVVLNLFGNHAPQTVENFVGLATGEKEWTDPATGEARKGTPLYNGTIFHRIIKDFMIQGGDPLGRGIGGPGYQFDDEIHPELTFAEPYKLAMANAGKRMGRGTNGSQFFITTVPTTWLQGNHTIFGEVVDEDSKAVVDKLNSVATDPADKPLEDVVISSIDIKKL; encoded by the coding sequence ATGAGCATTGCAACGCATGAAGCAACTATTCATACAAGCCTGGGCGACGTCGTCCTGAACTTGTTCGGTAACCACGCTCCGCAGACTGTGGAGAACTTCGTTGGCTTGGCCACGGGTGAGAAGGAATGGACCGACCCTGCAACGGGTGAAGCTCGCAAAGGCACCCCGCTGTACAACGGCACCATCTTCCACCGCATCATCAAGGACTTCATGATCCAGGGTGGCGACCCACTTGGTCGCGGCATCGGCGGACCTGGCTACCAGTTCGACGATGAGATCCACCCAGAACTCACGTTCGCTGAGCCATACAAGCTCGCGATGGCCAACGCAGGTAAGCGCATGGGCCGCGGCACCAACGGATCCCAGTTCTTCATCACGACCGTCCCCACCACGTGGCTGCAGGGCAACCACACCATCTTCGGTGAAGTTGTGGATGAGGATTCCAAGGCTGTTGTCGACAAGCTCAACTCTGTCGCAACCGACCCTGCAGACAAGCCGCTCGAGGACGTTGTTATCTCCTCGATCGACATCAAGAAGCTCTAA
- a CDS encoding anthranilate synthase component II, whose translation MTSTNVLVIDNYDSFVYTLVGYLRQLGAQVRVIRNDEYSLEETTQLATQADGVLISPGPGNPAGAGVSMDLIRACVEKNIPLYGVCLGLQSQAEALGGVVSHAEQLMHGRTSLVEHTGHPMFEGVANPFTATRYHSLAVQGETVPEELEVTARTHDGVIMGIAHKTALAWCVQFHPESVLTQDGYRMLGNWLEALGLTGAAEHASRLSPLISSPQHA comes from the coding sequence ATGACGAGCACCAACGTCCTAGTCATCGATAACTACGATTCGTTCGTCTACACCCTCGTGGGGTATCTTCGTCAGCTCGGCGCGCAAGTGCGGGTCATCCGCAACGACGAATACTCGCTAGAAGAAACCACGCAGCTTGCAACCCAAGCCGATGGGGTGCTCATCTCACCCGGGCCAGGCAACCCAGCAGGGGCCGGCGTCAGTATGGACTTGATCCGCGCCTGCGTCGAGAAGAACATCCCGCTCTACGGGGTCTGCCTCGGTCTGCAATCTCAAGCGGAAGCGCTCGGAGGCGTGGTGAGCCACGCTGAACAGCTCATGCACGGCCGCACCTCGCTCGTGGAACACACCGGTCACCCAATGTTCGAAGGGGTAGCGAACCCGTTTACGGCGACGCGCTACCACTCGCTCGCAGTGCAGGGCGAAACCGTGCCCGAGGAGCTTGAGGTCACCGCGCGCACCCACGACGGCGTCATCATGGGGATCGCACACAAGACCGCACTCGCCTGGTGCGTTCAATTCCATCCCGAATCCGTCCTCACACAAGACGGCTACCGGATGCTCGGAAACTGGCTCGAAGCGCTCGGCCTCACCGGGGCGGCAGAACACGCATCACGGCTCAGCCCCCTCATCAGCAGCCCGCAACACGCATAA
- the pknB gene encoding Stk1 family PASTA domain-containing Ser/Thr kinase, which translates to MTEDEQQNRSRHREEEQVAQPRQHTLNDRYELDRLIGRGGMADVWLARDVLLGRDVAVKILRSDLARDAIFQARFRREAKAVAGLNDPTIVSVFDTGDTDVRIPGEHSSLKVPFIVMEYVAGHTLKERLKHGPLSQKDAVNATLGVLAALSSSHKQGIVHRDIKPANVMVTNSGSIKVMDFGIARALADSAATMTQAHSVVGTAQYLSPEQARGDDVDQRSDLYSAGCLLFELLTGRPPFQGDSPVSVAYQHVSEHPPRVQQFNPDVSPAMDDVLRVALAKNREDRYQTADEFAAALRAVLRGETPPSPDTLATATLPAAVAPAAIMGASQIPQAAPAHAAQTQAIALQSDDDDDDFDERENRSRKGLWIASSVFAVLLIVGAVVGFLWLKAERERNAPVNIPALENLSLQEAQSKLTELELNYEVKEEHSDSVDEGHVISTDPAAGTSVKKQTVVTLVVSEGTNKVKVPEDIIGKNEREARRILEEAKLTVADEVKTKDSPDKPQGTVLEVSPKPGSELRFGDEVQLTISSGEVSVPDVTGLDESEAVEMLKSKEYKLDVQVNKEENDSVDEGTVLSQRPRKGEKAAPGSIVVITVAEAPEEPEPSESPSEDSSESPSEDDSESPSATSTIGADD; encoded by the coding sequence GTGACTGAGGACGAACAGCAGAACCGCTCCCGACATCGGGAGGAAGAGCAGGTTGCGCAGCCACGCCAGCACACACTCAATGACCGTTACGAGCTTGACCGCTTGATCGGCCGCGGAGGCATGGCTGATGTGTGGCTGGCCCGTGACGTGCTGTTGGGTCGTGACGTGGCCGTGAAGATTTTGCGCTCTGATTTGGCGCGGGATGCTATTTTTCAGGCGCGTTTCCGCCGTGAGGCTAAGGCTGTCGCGGGACTGAATGATCCGACGATCGTGTCTGTTTTTGATACGGGCGACACGGATGTGCGTATCCCGGGTGAACATTCGAGCCTCAAGGTTCCGTTCATTGTGATGGAGTATGTGGCTGGCCATACGCTCAAGGAACGTCTCAAGCATGGGCCGTTGTCGCAGAAGGACGCGGTTAACGCGACGTTGGGTGTTTTGGCGGCGTTGTCGTCTTCGCATAAGCAGGGGATTGTTCACCGTGACATTAAGCCTGCGAATGTGATGGTTACGAATTCGGGCTCTATCAAGGTCATGGATTTTGGTATTGCTCGGGCGCTCGCGGATTCCGCGGCAACGATGACTCAGGCTCATTCGGTTGTGGGCACGGCACAGTATCTTTCACCTGAGCAGGCTCGTGGCGATGATGTCGATCAGCGTTCGGACCTGTATTCGGCCGGTTGTTTGTTGTTTGAGTTGTTGACTGGCCGCCCTCCGTTCCAGGGGGATTCGCCTGTTTCTGTTGCTTATCAGCATGTGAGTGAGCATCCTCCGCGTGTGCAGCAGTTCAACCCGGATGTCTCTCCAGCTATGGACGATGTTCTGCGGGTTGCTTTGGCGAAGAACCGTGAGGATCGATATCAGACAGCCGATGAGTTCGCTGCCGCCTTGCGTGCGGTGTTGCGTGGGGAGACTCCGCCGTCGCCGGATACGCTTGCGACGGCGACGTTGCCTGCCGCTGTTGCGCCTGCCGCGATTATGGGTGCTTCGCAGATTCCTCAAGCTGCACCCGCTCATGCTGCTCAGACGCAGGCGATTGCGTTGCAGAGCGACGATGATGATGATGACTTTGATGAGCGCGAGAACCGTAGCCGCAAGGGGTTGTGGATCGCGTCGTCGGTTTTCGCTGTTCTCTTGATTGTTGGTGCAGTCGTGGGCTTCTTGTGGCTCAAGGCTGAGCGTGAGCGGAACGCTCCGGTCAACATTCCGGCGTTGGAGAACCTATCGCTTCAGGAGGCTCAGTCGAAGCTGACGGAACTTGAGCTGAATTATGAGGTCAAGGAGGAGCATTCGGACTCTGTCGATGAAGGTCATGTGATTTCTACTGATCCGGCGGCTGGTACGAGTGTTAAGAAGCAGACCGTGGTGACGTTGGTGGTGTCTGAGGGCACCAATAAGGTCAAGGTCCCTGAAGACATTATCGGGAAGAATGAGCGTGAGGCTCGCCGTATTTTGGAAGAGGCGAAGCTCACTGTTGCCGATGAAGTGAAGACGAAGGATTCTCCGGATAAGCCGCAGGGAACTGTGCTTGAGGTCAGCCCGAAGCCTGGTAGCGAGTTGCGCTTTGGCGACGAGGTTCAGTTGACAATTTCTTCGGGTGAGGTCAGCGTTCCTGATGTGACGGGCCTTGATGAATCTGAAGCCGTTGAGATGCTGAAGTCGAAGGAATACAAGCTTGACGTTCAGGTGAATAAGGAAGAGAACGATTCCGTTGATGAGGGTACGGTTCTTTCTCAGCGTCCACGTAAGGGCGAAAAGGCGGCTCCGGGTAGCATCGTGGTGATTACGGTGGCGGAGGCCCCTGAAGAGCCTGAGCCGAGCGAGAGCCCATCGGAGGATTCGAGCGAGAGCCCGTCGGAGGATGACTCTGAGTCTCCGTCTGCGACGTCGACGATCGGCGCGGATGACTAG
- a CDS encoding DMT family transporter: protein MAWVVLVVSGLFEAVWATALGKSEGFTKLWPSVIFFITAAISMGGLAWAMKTLPTGTSYAIWVSIGASAAVAYGMISGDESFSIIKVLLLIGMIACVIGLKLVSS, encoded by the coding sequence ATGGCATGGGTCGTGCTGGTCGTGTCCGGACTCTTTGAAGCGGTATGGGCAACGGCCCTTGGGAAATCGGAAGGCTTCACCAAACTGTGGCCCTCCGTCATCTTCTTTATCACCGCAGCAATCTCGATGGGCGGACTAGCGTGGGCCATGAAAACTTTGCCCACCGGAACCTCGTACGCGATCTGGGTATCCATCGGGGCGTCGGCGGCCGTTGCCTACGGAATGATCAGCGGCGACGAAAGCTTCAGCATCATCAAAGTGCTACTGCTCATCGGGATGATCGCGTGCGTCATCGGGCTCAAACTCGTCTCCAGCTGA
- a CDS encoding class E sortase produces MTAETTARRPRQRRSVGSVIIGVIAELLLTAGIFILLFIGWQLWWTNIEAESVQQNAITQVTQDWDKPEEDNGEPTQPIEGETWGILYIPKFGANYAKPIAEGISMDVLNTIGVGHYPQTQKIGEKGNVAFAGHRQTHGQVFWDMDKLTDGDTAYIQTKDGIYSYKLRQLQYVSPNQSDVLLPVPGQPGAEPEDKLMTLTTCHPPFSMAQRIISTFEQTDFAKRGEPIPAEIEEIVTKTTGGNG; encoded by the coding sequence GTGACAGCAGAGACAACCGCCCGGCGGCCACGTCAGCGCCGCAGCGTCGGCTCCGTCATCATCGGAGTCATCGCGGAGCTCCTGCTCACAGCGGGCATCTTCATCCTCTTGTTCATCGGTTGGCAACTGTGGTGGACCAACATCGAAGCCGAATCTGTTCAGCAAAACGCGATCACCCAGGTCACCCAAGACTGGGACAAACCTGAAGAAGATAACGGCGAACCAACCCAACCGATCGAAGGCGAAACATGGGGCATCCTCTACATCCCTAAATTCGGCGCGAACTATGCAAAACCTATCGCCGAAGGCATCAGCATGGACGTCCTCAACACCATCGGAGTGGGCCACTATCCACAGACCCAAAAGATCGGCGAAAAGGGCAACGTAGCTTTCGCCGGCCACCGCCAAACCCACGGCCAGGTGTTCTGGGACATGGATAAGCTCACCGACGGCGACACCGCCTACATCCAAACCAAAGACGGCATCTACTCCTATAAGCTGCGCCAGCTCCAATACGTGAGCCCCAACCAATCAGATGTACTGCTCCCAGTACCCGGCCAGCCAGGTGCAGAACCTGAAGACAAACTGATGACGCTCACAACCTGCCACCCACCCTTCAGCATGGCGCAGCGCATCATCTCAACCTTCGAGCAAACCGACTTCGCTAAACGCGGCGAACCGATCCCAGCAGAAATCGAAGAGATCGTCACCAAAACGACGGGAGGCAACGGCTAA
- the gyrB gene encoding DNA topoisomerase (ATP-hydrolyzing) subunit B: MGNRKVTEEYGASAITVLEGLEAVRKRPGMYIGSTGPRGLHHLVYEVVDNSVDEALAGYADTIRVTLQGDGGVRVEDNGRGIPVDMHPTEGRPTVEVVMTILHAGGKFGGGGYAVSGGLHGVGISVVNALSRRIDTCVKRQGYKWNVSFENGGHVVGEGLTRGAETDETGTIQTFYPDPEIFESVEFDFETLRARLQQMAFLNKGLRIILTDERSLDDAGDEVVDDAVADAEATEAEKQPQHRTVDYKYDEGLLDYVKFLNASKKAELIHEDVIAFEAEDTDRKISVEIAMQWTSAYSESVHTYANTINTHEGGTHEEGFRAALTSLINRYARENNLLKEKDENLTGDDIREGLTAVVSVKLGEPQFEGQTKTKLGNSIARGFVQGVIHDGLGDWLERNPMPARDVIRKAMLSAQARMAARKARDQARRKSPLETFGMPGKLSDCSSKNPSECEIYIVEGDSAGGSAKRGRDPRTQAILPLRGKILNVERARLDKALANREVQSMITAFGTNIGEEFDIEKLRYHKIVLMADADVDGQHITTLLLTVLFRFMRPLIERGYVYLAQPPLYRIKWSNAPHDYVFTDAERDEALEKGRAAGQRLPKDNAIQRYKGLGEMDYSELWDTTMNPEFRTLKQVTMDDAAAVDQVFSVLMGEDVESRREFIQQNARDVRFLDI, from the coding sequence GTGGGGAACCGTAAGGTGACCGAGGAATATGGTGCGTCTGCGATTACGGTGCTTGAGGGCCTCGAGGCTGTACGTAAGCGCCCCGGCATGTACATCGGTTCTACTGGCCCGCGTGGTTTGCACCACCTCGTGTATGAGGTCGTGGACAACTCGGTTGATGAGGCGTTGGCGGGTTATGCGGATACGATCCGCGTGACGTTGCAGGGCGATGGTGGCGTCCGTGTTGAGGATAACGGCCGTGGTATTCCGGTGGATATGCACCCTACGGAGGGTCGTCCGACCGTCGAGGTCGTTATGACGATTTTGCACGCTGGCGGTAAGTTCGGCGGTGGCGGTTACGCGGTTTCGGGTGGTCTTCACGGTGTTGGTATTTCGGTTGTGAACGCGCTTTCGCGCCGCATCGATACGTGCGTTAAGCGTCAGGGCTATAAGTGGAATGTGTCGTTTGAGAATGGCGGCCATGTTGTTGGTGAGGGCCTGACTCGTGGCGCTGAGACCGATGAGACGGGAACGATTCAGACGTTCTACCCGGATCCGGAGATTTTCGAATCGGTTGAGTTCGATTTTGAGACCCTGCGTGCGCGCCTGCAACAGATGGCGTTCCTGAATAAGGGTTTGCGCATCATCTTGACGGATGAGCGCAGCCTTGATGACGCGGGCGATGAGGTTGTTGATGACGCGGTTGCCGATGCGGAGGCAACTGAGGCTGAGAAGCAGCCGCAGCATCGCACGGTGGATTACAAGTACGACGAGGGCTTGCTTGATTACGTCAAGTTCCTGAATGCGTCGAAGAAGGCCGAGCTGATCCACGAAGATGTGATCGCTTTTGAGGCTGAGGACACCGACCGGAAGATTTCGGTTGAGATCGCGATGCAGTGGACGTCGGCGTATTCGGAGTCGGTGCACACGTATGCGAACACGATTAACACTCATGAGGGCGGTACTCATGAGGAGGGTTTCCGTGCCGCGTTGACGTCGCTGATCAACCGTTATGCTCGTGAGAACAACCTTCTGAAGGAGAAGGACGAGAACCTCACGGGTGACGATATCCGTGAGGGTCTGACCGCGGTGGTTTCGGTCAAGCTGGGTGAACCTCAGTTTGAGGGTCAGACGAAGACCAAGCTGGGTAACTCGATTGCGCGTGGTTTTGTGCAGGGTGTTATTCACGATGGCCTGGGTGACTGGCTTGAGCGTAACCCGATGCCGGCGCGGGATGTGATCCGTAAGGCGATGCTTTCGGCGCAGGCGCGTATGGCCGCGCGGAAGGCGCGTGATCAGGCGCGTCGTAAGTCTCCGTTGGAGACGTTCGGTATGCCGGGTAAGTTGTCGGATTGCTCGTCGAAGAACCCTTCCGAGTGCGAGATTTACATTGTTGAGGGTGACTCCGCGGGCGGTTCCGCGAAGCGTGGACGTGATCCGCGGACGCAGGCGATTTTGCCTCTGCGTGGCAAGATCCTCAACGTTGAGCGTGCGCGTTTGGATAAGGCGTTGGCGAACCGTGAGGTTCAGTCGATGATCACCGCGTTCGGCACGAACATCGGTGAGGAGTTCGATATCGAGAAGCTGCGCTATCACAAGATTGTGTTGATGGCGGATGCCGATGTTGATGGTCAGCACATCACCACGTTGCTGTTGACGGTGTTGTTCCGTTTCATGCGTCCGTTGATTGAGCGCGGTTATGTGTATTTGGCGCAGCCGCCGCTGTATCGCATCAAGTGGTCGAATGCTCCGCACGATTATGTGTTCACTGACGCTGAGCGTGATGAGGCGTTGGAGAAGGGCCGGGCTGCTGGCCAGCGTTTGCCTAAGGATAATGCGATTCAGCGTTATAAGGGTTTGGGCGAGATGGATTATTCGGAGTTGTGGGATACAACCATGAACCCGGAGTTCCGTACGTTGAAGCAGGTCACGATGGATGATGCTGCTGCTGTGGATCAGGTGTTTTCTGTTCTGATGGGTGAGGACGTTGAGTCTCGCCGTGAGTTCATTCAGCAGAATGCCCGTGATGTGAGGTTCCTGGATATTTAG
- the gyrA gene encoding DNA gyrase subunit A: MSENNTPDPDVNAEGAGESLAPAVVAGDRVSQVDLQTEMQQSYLDYAMAVIVGRALPDVRDGLKPVHRRVIYAMYDGGYRPDRGFNKCARVVGEVMGHFHPHGDSAIYDTLVRLTQDWVMRYPLATGQGNFGSPGNDGAAAPRYTETKMAPLAMEMVRDIHEDTVDFMPNYDGKNQEPTVLPARFPNLLANGSAGIAVGMATNIPPHNMRELADGVQWALQHPDASREELLEALMQRIQGPDFPTGARILGRKGIEDMYRTGRGSIPMRAVVNVEEIDGRTCLVVTELPYQANPDNLAIKIADLVKDHKIQGIADLRDETSGRTGQRLVIVLKRDAVPKVVLNNLYKHTELQQNFSANMLALVDGVPRTLSLDAFIIHWINHQIDVIVRRTKHRLKKAKALAHIQVALLMALDVLDDVIALIRKSPTVDESREGLKKLLGIDDDQANAILDMQLRRLAALERQKIQDTYDALMEEIAGYERILASEMLQREVIAEELTDIVERFGDDRRTEIVRGYDGDMSVEDLIPVEEMVVTITQGGYVKRTRSDNYRAQNRGGKGIRGAQLRGQDVVEHFFVTTTHHWIAFFTNFGRVYRLKCYELAEAARDARGQHVANVLAFQPGEQIQQVLALENYEQAPYLVLATRNGLVKKTRLEEYDTNRTAGVIAVNLREGDELVSAGLASEHDDLMLVSKKGMSVRFTASDEALRPMGRATSGVTGMKFRAGDELLGMSVVRDDESSFVFTVTDSGYAKRSPVSDYRVQGRGGLGIKVANLPEDRGELVGFKVVQEDDEILVVMQSGKVVRTAVSQVSPTGRDTMGVIFAKPDKKDHILAVAKNANHDLEAAGEEAGDDDESDSADVDAEGTEAGTVAEVQTEGQGESADSEPTDGGDE; the protein is encoded by the coding sequence ATGAGCGAGAACAACACTCCTGATCCGGATGTGAATGCTGAGGGCGCTGGAGAGTCTTTGGCTCCTGCGGTGGTTGCTGGTGACCGTGTTTCGCAGGTTGATCTGCAGACTGAGATGCAGCAGTCGTATCTTGACTATGCGATGGCTGTCATTGTTGGTCGTGCGTTGCCGGATGTGCGTGATGGTTTGAAGCCGGTTCACCGTCGCGTGATTTATGCGATGTATGACGGTGGGTATCGTCCGGACCGCGGGTTCAACAAGTGTGCCCGTGTTGTTGGTGAGGTGATGGGTCACTTCCACCCGCACGGTGACTCCGCGATTTATGACACGTTGGTGCGTCTGACTCAGGACTGGGTCATGCGTTATCCGTTGGCTACGGGTCAGGGTAACTTCGGTTCGCCGGGTAACGATGGTGCTGCGGCTCCTCGTTATACGGAGACGAAGATGGCTCCGTTGGCTATGGAGATGGTGCGGGATATCCACGAGGACACCGTGGATTTCATGCCGAACTATGACGGTAAGAACCAGGAGCCGACTGTTTTGCCGGCTCGTTTCCCGAACCTGTTGGCTAATGGTTCGGCTGGTATTGCCGTTGGTATGGCTACGAATATTCCTCCGCATAATATGCGTGAGTTGGCCGATGGTGTGCAGTGGGCGCTGCAGCATCCGGATGCGAGCCGTGAGGAGTTGCTTGAGGCGCTGATGCAGCGCATTCAGGGTCCGGACTTCCCTACGGGCGCCCGCATTTTGGGCCGTAAGGGTATTGAGGATATGTACCGCACTGGTCGCGGTTCTATCCCGATGCGTGCGGTGGTTAATGTTGAGGAGATCGACGGCCGTACGTGCTTGGTTGTGACTGAGCTTCCGTATCAGGCGAACCCGGATAATTTGGCGATCAAGATCGCTGATCTTGTGAAGGACCACAAGATTCAGGGCATCGCTGATTTGCGTGATGAGACCTCTGGCCGTACTGGTCAGCGTTTGGTGATTGTTCTGAAGCGGGATGCTGTTCCGAAGGTTGTTTTGAACAACCTGTATAAGCACACTGAGCTGCAGCAGAACTTCTCGGCGAATATGTTGGCGCTCGTGGATGGTGTTCCTCGGACGCTTTCGCTGGATGCGTTCATTATTCACTGGATTAATCACCAGATCGATGTGATTGTCCGCCGCACTAAGCACCGTTTGAAGAAGGCCAAGGCTTTGGCACATATTCAGGTTGCTTTGTTGATGGCTTTGGATGTGCTCGATGACGTGATTGCGTTGATCCGTAAGTCGCCGACTGTTGATGAGTCGCGTGAGGGCTTGAAGAAGCTCTTGGGGATTGATGATGATCAGGCGAACGCGATTCTGGATATGCAGTTGCGCCGCTTGGCTGCGTTGGAGCGTCAGAAGATTCAGGATACGTATGACGCTCTGATGGAGGAGATCGCTGGTTACGAGCGGATCCTTGCGTCGGAGATGCTGCAGCGTGAGGTGATCGCTGAGGAGCTCACGGATATTGTTGAGCGTTTCGGTGATGACCGCCGCACGGAGATTGTTCGTGGCTATGACGGGGATATGTCTGTTGAGGATTTGATCCCTGTTGAGGAAATGGTCGTCACGATCACCCAGGGTGGTTACGTCAAGCGGACCCGTTCGGATAATTACCGGGCGCAGAACCGTGGCGGTAAGGGTATTCGTGGTGCGCAGCTGCGTGGCCAGGATGTCGTGGAGCATTTCTTTGTGACCACGACGCACCACTGGATTGCGTTCTTCACTAACTTTGGCCGCGTGTACCGCTTGAAGTGCTATGAGTTGGCTGAGGCGGCGCGCGATGCGCGTGGCCAGCATGTTGCGAATGTGTTGGCTTTCCAGCCGGGTGAGCAGATTCAGCAGGTTTTGGCGCTCGAGAATTACGAGCAGGCGCCGTACCTGGTTTTGGCGACCCGTAATGGTTTGGTCAAGAAGACTCGTTTGGAGGAGTACGACACGAACCGTACGGCCGGTGTGATCGCAGTGAACCTGCGTGAGGGTGACGAGCTCGTTTCGGCTGGTTTGGCCAGCGAGCATGATGACCTGATGCTGGTTTCGAAGAAGGGTATGTCGGTTCGTTTCACGGCGTCTGACGAGGCTCTTCGTCCGATGGGTCGCGCGACCTCTGGTGTTACGGGCATGAAGTTCCGTGCTGGCGACGAGCTGCTGGGCATGAGCGTTGTGCGTGACGACGAGTCGTCGTTCGTCTTCACTGTGACCGACAGCGGTTACGCGAAGCGCAGCCCGGTTTCGGATTACCGTGTTCAGGGCCGTGGCGGCCTCGGTATTAAGGTCGCGAACCTGCCTGAGGACCGCGGTGAGCTGGTCGGCTTCAAGGTCGTGCAGGAGGATGACGAGATTCTGGTTGTGATGCAGTCGGGCAAGGTTGTCCGGACGGCTGTCAGCCAGGTTTCGCCTACGGGCCGTGACACGATGGGTGTGATTTTCGCTAAGCCGGATAAGAAGGATCACATCCTGGCGGTGGCGAAGAACGCTAACCATGACCTTGAAGCTGCAGGCGAGGAAGCCGGCGATGATGACGAGTCTGATTCTGCAGATGTAGACGCTGAGGGCACTGAAGCGGGTACAGTTGCTGAAGTGCAGACAGAAGGTCAGGGCGAAAGCGCTGATTCGGAGCCAACTGACGGAGGAGACGAGTGA
- a CDS encoding rhomboid family intramembrane serine protease, whose amino-acid sequence MQKLWVRVPGTIIITAVLLVFYIVQLAVDDFTEDMVVRGIYVVEEPWRLLSSGVVHSTETLPSSHLLSNLLMLWYIGLLLERIVGTVRFIAIFAVGVVAGSVATVLLTSPVDGALGASGGIFALCTALLMVLRKGANAAFRSLAIVVVIMFLQGVLMPGVSWEGHLGGAIAGIVLGGAARFQPYVLERAGMAFHSPEALDPAVTRNRIATAGTRRIAEIAIYGIFLTATVWACLNYAAGVKWTTASMAEWSPVVQTQ is encoded by the coding sequence ATGCAAAAACTGTGGGTGCGCGTACCAGGCACCATCATCATCACCGCCGTATTGCTGGTGTTCTACATCGTCCAGCTGGCTGTCGACGATTTCACCGAAGACATGGTCGTCCGTGGCATCTACGTGGTTGAAGAGCCATGGCGACTGCTGAGTTCAGGTGTAGTCCACAGCACAGAAACATTGCCCTCATCGCACTTGTTGAGCAACCTCTTGATGCTCTGGTACATCGGGCTGTTGCTCGAGAGAATCGTTGGAACGGTACGGTTTATCGCGATCTTCGCGGTCGGTGTCGTGGCGGGAAGCGTAGCGACTGTTCTGCTCACTAGCCCTGTCGACGGAGCGTTAGGCGCCTCCGGCGGCATTTTCGCTCTATGCACCGCGCTACTCATGGTTCTACGCAAAGGAGCTAATGCGGCGTTCAGGAGCCTCGCCATCGTTGTGGTCATCATGTTCCTGCAAGGAGTCCTCATGCCAGGCGTTTCGTGGGAAGGCCACCTCGGCGGCGCGATTGCCGGAATCGTGCTGGGCGGCGCCGCACGTTTCCAGCCCTACGTCCTTGAACGTGCCGGTATGGCTTTTCATTCACCAGAAGCTCTGGATCCGGCTGTGACACGGAACCGCATCGCTACCGCTGGTACTCGACGAATCGCGGAAATTGCGATCTACGGGATCTTCCTGACGGCGACCGTGTGGGCTTGCCTGAACTACGCAGCGGGCGTCAAGTGGACTACCGCATCCATGGCTGAGTGGAGCCCAGTAGTGCAGACACAGTAG
- a CDS encoding cell division protein CrgA has protein sequence MSESSKRASSNPKKIGNPAARNAALKQQEASRRERREANEFQPVSPVYKAIMFGLMIVGLLWIVTFYVAHMVGVGLPIPNIGNWNILIGFGIAMAGFIMMFGWRE, from the coding sequence GTGTCTGAATCTTCCAAGCGCGCATCTTCTAATCCAAAGAAGATTGGCAACCCTGCTGCACGCAACGCTGCTTTGAAGCAGCAGGAAGCTAGCCGTCGTGAACGCCGCGAGGCTAACGAGTTCCAGCCGGTCTCTCCTGTGTATAAGGCGATCATGTTCGGCCTCATGATCGTGGGCTTGCTGTGGATCGTGACGTTCTATGTTGCCCACATGGTTGGTGTGGGTTTGCCGATCCCGAATATCGGTAACTGGAACATTCTGATTGGTTTCGGCATCGCGATGGCGGGTTTCATCATGATGTTCGGGTGGCGAGAATAG
- a CDS encoding DUF3566 domain-containing protein: MSTSKKPGEQRPQASSGRGRPAPQTVSSQAKARPASSGARPAGARPAAARGGNPTLVRPAPKAKVRKARLMVSKVDIWSVLKLAFLLSVALGVVTVVATVVLWAIFDVAGVLDQINNFLATIMGEGKKFDVKDYVSMGNVTSFAVIIAVVNVILLTVLAMVAAVIYNLSSSLVGGITVTLTDD; this comes from the coding sequence GTGAGTACCTCAAAGAAGCCTGGTGAGCAACGCCCTCAGGCATCAAGTGGAAGGGGTCGGCCGGCCCCGCAAACGGTGAGCTCGCAAGCGAAGGCTCGTCCGGCGTCGTCGGGGGCTCGCCCCGCTGGCGCCCGTCCTGCGGCCGCTCGTGGTGGTAACCCTACGTTGGTGCGTCCTGCGCCTAAGGCCAAGGTTCGTAAGGCTCGGCTCATGGTGTCCAAGGTGGATATCTGGAGTGTTTTGAAGCTTGCGTTCTTGCTTTCGGTGGCTCTGGGTGTTGTCACGGTCGTCGCGACTGTGGTGCTCTGGGCTATTTTCGATGTCGCCGGTGTTCTTGATCAGATCAATAATTTCTTGGCCACGATCATGGGTGAGGGTAAGAAGTTCGACGTCAAGGACTACGTTTCGATGGGTAACGTGACGAGCTTCGCGGTGATTATCGCGGTTGTGAACGTGATCCTCTTGACGGTTCTAGCGATGGTCGCAGCGGTGATCTATAACTTGTCATCTTCCCTTGTTGGCGGAATTACGGTAACATTGACTGATGACTAG